The DNA segment GAACAAGAGGAGGATCTTCTTAGGCCAGGCATCGTCGAACCGTCTCGAGCGGAATTTGATCCAGGGGAAGAACTTTATCGACCACCCCGATTCCGATCGCTTCCTTCGGCATTCCGAAAACCACGCAGGTCTCCTCGGCTTCCGCGATGGTTATTCCTCCTTTTTCCTTAATGGCCTTCATCCCCGCCTTCCCGTCCGAACCCATGCCGGTCAAAAGGATGCCCAAAACCTTTTCGCCGTAGATCTCGGCGGCCGAGATCATCATCCGATCGACCGAGGGGGCGTACTTATCCAAGTCCGCCCTGAATTTCAAACCGATCTGAACGCCGTTGGGTGTGGAGTGAAGTTCCATGTGATAGCCCCCCGGGGAAATGTAAACTCTTCCCGGTTCGATCCGGTCCGCCGGAGCCGCTTCCTTCACGGGAAGAAGGGCGAACTTGTCCAGACGTTCGGCAAAATAAAGAGTAAAGCCGGGAGGCATATGCTGGGCCACGATCACCGCGGCCGGAAAATCTTTCGGCAATTTGCTGATAATGGACTGAATAGCCGGCGGCCCTCCGGTCGACGCCCCGATGGCCACCACCCGCACACTTCCGGTATCCCGCGCGCCATCGGAAACCAAAGGAACGGCCGCCTCGATGGAGCCCTCTTTGTATT comes from the Nitrospiria bacterium genome and includes:
- a CDS encoding chemotaxis response regulator protein-glutamate methylesterase, with amino-acid sequence MNRIKVLIVDDSAFYRQTLTGILKTSPHLDVVGAVPNGSEAIRFVSRSKPDVITLDLEMPTMDGFTFLRWLMANMPLPVVVISSRSESNNVFKALELGAVDFIGKPTQRASLEIMKLRTELVSKVETAATISSDKVRLKYKEGSIEAAVPLVSDGARDTGSVRVVAIGASTGGPPAIQSIISKLPKDFPAAVIVAQHMPPGFTLYFAERLDKFALLPVKEAAPADRIEPGRVYISPGGYHMELHSTPNGVQIGLKFRADLDKYAPSVDRMMISAAEIYGEKVLGILLTGMGSDGKAGMKAIKEKGGITIAEAEETCVVFGMPKEAIGIGVVDKVLPLDQIPLETVRRCLA